A window of the Phycicoccus sp. M110.8 genome harbors these coding sequences:
- a CDS encoding glycosyltransferase family 4 protein, with product MDLGASIAAVASAPTLLEGMRAADGLARAAAAAGGDAVPTLRSTVRTADPLTAIAAVHALGACADATAGEALADLLGDERPFVAEHALDALRLAPVVGRALPALVGRCAAGGFPGMLAQRTLEHWAVQDPDRVRAALATGIASAAGIEEQARLVETVGLVPGAASSRLLTSLASGEVEQPVAVRRAALAALGEGPADDPGAEELLLSYSRCVGPLAETARLALHDLFPGPDALVPDGPAVAQLFLHADVDGQLHQSGRGDTGGIATLLVQLGDALVRQRPHGARVLTISRTRADLAHYPLGRGQAALGAPGAATGHRDLGLRDPGHHYAGVPLVGSPQGIARAWPARVAARRGIRRILRAAGRVDAIHLRMADVGSMAAAEAARELGVPFVLTAAPDPQALIEARDTAGTLTRDGFGEADLVEHLWFRDRLLRDLAADAAHLVVLPRLEVAGDLQRLLGIDLSSRGVPVSVVGEGIDLTSVDRAVREVGEPALRTRGTATALAQLEDLLETLPPARRALPVAVSVGRLSPVKGMATLVRAWADDATLRKRCNLLVVGGDLDEPSDDEAAELGRIADVVDLDRAASLGLLLAGHRPNATTAAWLAAVRRGDPASGRPPGAYVSASLKEEFGIAILEAMGVGLVVVAPDGGGPATYVADGQTGFLVDTSSPAALVRGVHAALDLAAVDGAEDRASRSRAMVRSRFGIDAMAAALADVYDDVARLSGAGRVAPEAVEDVS from the coding sequence ATGGACCTCGGGGCGTCGATCGCCGCAGTCGCGTCCGCGCCCACCCTCCTCGAGGGCATGCGAGCCGCGGACGGGCTCGCGCGCGCCGCCGCGGCGGCCGGCGGCGACGCGGTGCCGACCCTGCGCTCGACGGTCCGGACCGCTGACCCCCTCACGGCCATCGCGGCGGTGCACGCGCTCGGCGCCTGCGCGGACGCGACCGCCGGCGAGGCCCTCGCCGACCTCCTCGGGGACGAGCGCCCGTTCGTCGCCGAGCACGCCCTCGACGCCCTGCGGCTCGCACCCGTGGTCGGGCGCGCGCTGCCCGCGCTGGTGGGCAGGTGCGCCGCCGGCGGCTTCCCCGGGATGCTCGCCCAGCGCACCCTCGAGCACTGGGCGGTGCAGGACCCCGACCGGGTGCGGGCGGCCCTGGCCACGGGGATCGCGTCCGCGGCCGGGATCGAGGAGCAGGCGCGGCTGGTCGAGACCGTCGGGCTCGTGCCCGGGGCGGCCTCGTCCCGGCTGCTCACCAGCCTCGCCTCGGGCGAGGTCGAACAGCCCGTCGCGGTGCGCCGGGCCGCCCTGGCGGCCCTGGGCGAGGGGCCGGCCGACGACCCAGGCGCCGAGGAGCTCCTGCTGTCGTACTCCCGGTGCGTCGGACCGCTGGCCGAGACGGCCCGGCTCGCCCTGCACGACCTCTTTCCCGGGCCCGACGCGCTGGTCCCGGACGGACCGGCGGTCGCCCAGCTGTTCCTCCACGCGGACGTCGACGGGCAGCTCCACCAGTCCGGCCGTGGCGACACCGGCGGCATCGCCACGCTGCTCGTCCAGCTCGGTGACGCCCTCGTCCGCCAGCGCCCCCACGGTGCACGGGTCCTCACGATCTCCCGCACCCGTGCGGACCTGGCGCACTACCCGCTCGGCCGCGGTCAGGCCGCGCTCGGCGCCCCGGGTGCGGCCACCGGGCACCGCGACCTCGGGCTGCGCGACCCCGGCCACCACTACGCCGGCGTCCCGCTCGTGGGGTCCCCGCAGGGCATCGCCCGGGCGTGGCCGGCCCGGGTCGCCGCGCGACGCGGCATACGTCGCATCCTGCGCGCCGCGGGCAGGGTGGACGCCATCCACCTGCGGATGGCCGACGTCGGCTCGATGGCGGCTGCGGAGGCTGCCCGCGAGCTGGGCGTGCCGTTCGTGCTGACCGCGGCACCGGACCCGCAGGCCCTCATCGAGGCGCGGGACACCGCGGGCACGCTGACCAGGGACGGCTTCGGCGAGGCGGACCTCGTCGAGCACCTGTGGTTCCGCGACCGGCTGCTGCGGGACCTCGCCGCCGATGCCGCCCACCTGGTGGTCCTGCCGCGGCTCGAGGTCGCCGGCGACCTGCAGCGCCTCCTCGGGATCGACCTGTCGAGCCGTGGCGTGCCCGTCTCGGTCGTGGGCGAGGGCATCGACCTCACCAGCGTCGACCGGGCCGTGCGCGAGGTCGGCGAACCGGCGCTGCGCACGCGCGGCACGGCCACCGCCCTCGCGCAGCTGGAGGACCTGCTCGAGACCCTGCCGCCTGCGCGCCGCGCTCTCCCGGTCGCGGTCTCGGTCGGCCGCCTGAGCCCCGTGAAGGGCATGGCCACCCTGGTCCGGGCCTGGGCCGACGACGCGACGCTGCGCAAGCGCTGCAACCTGCTGGTCGTCGGCGGGGACCTCGACGAGCCCAGCGACGACGAGGCCGCCGAGCTCGGCCGGATCGCCGACGTCGTCGACCTGGACCGCGCGGCATCGCTCGGGCTCCTGCTGGCCGGCCACCGCCCCAACGCCACCACGGCCGCCTGGCTGGCCGCGGTTCGCCGGGGCGACCCGGCATCCGGCCGACCGCCCGGCGCCTACGTCAGCGCCAGCCTCAAGGAGGAGTTCGGCATCGCGATCCTCGAGGCGATGGGGGTGGGCTTGGTCGTCGTCGCACCGGACGGCGGCGGTCCCGCGACCTACGTCGCGGACGGGCAGACCGGGTTCCTCGTCGACACCTCGTCCCCCGCCGCGCTCGTGCGGGGCGTCCACGCCGCCCTCGACCTCGCGGCCGTCGACGGCGCCGAGGACCGGGCCAGCCGGTCGCGCGCCATGGTGCGCAGCCGGTTCGGCATCGACGCGATGGCTGCGGCGCTGGCAGACGTCTACGACGACGTCGCGCGCCTCAGCGGCGCAGGCCGGGTGGCACCCGAGGCCGTGGAGGACGTCTCGTGA
- a CDS encoding glycosyltransferase: protein MTLLVVSPDYASHLYPLATLATAWRDAGERVVVATGPATDAHVRGFGYEREHLQLGRGSNPGVIRAEEQPPGEDDALRGFFDATRRGAVEALTFQASARRDDLLWNPVGVGRAVQDVVDRVRPDTVVVDHLAFGARLGLTAAGVAYTDVVLGHPSALVVGDEVYGCPEDWPAAFSPDPDGLARLRRLCEQVRDEFTAQWNDALAQLDPGAAASSDAFAETGDVLLLNYPAELHDPRRTALLPRHEFLGSCVRDESRDDEVEAWLAGGADEPVVYVSLGSFLSARSDVLARIVDALRGLDARVALAHGSTPRAALEPLPGHWLVRESLPQVTLLRHAAVAVTHGGNNSVTEALTAGVPLLVLPLSTDQFSGAAAIERHGLGEVLDPNAAGPEALRAAVGRLLAGATREDAGRALLGELSTSLRERPGPLRAWEALGERLPAS, encoded by the coding sequence GTGACGCTGCTCGTGGTCAGCCCCGACTACGCCTCGCACCTCTACCCGCTCGCCACGCTCGCCACCGCCTGGCGCGACGCCGGTGAGCGGGTCGTCGTGGCCACGGGGCCCGCCACCGACGCCCACGTGCGCGGGTTCGGGTACGAGCGGGAGCACCTGCAGCTCGGCCGCGGCTCGAACCCCGGTGTCATCCGGGCCGAGGAGCAGCCGCCCGGCGAGGACGACGCGCTTCGAGGGTTCTTCGACGCCACCCGGCGGGGAGCGGTCGAGGCCCTGACGTTCCAGGCCTCGGCCCGGCGCGACGACCTGCTGTGGAACCCGGTCGGGGTCGGGCGCGCCGTGCAGGACGTCGTGGACCGGGTGCGCCCCGACACCGTCGTCGTCGACCACCTCGCCTTCGGCGCCCGGCTCGGGCTGACCGCCGCCGGCGTCGCGTACACGGACGTGGTGCTGGGGCACCCGTCCGCCCTGGTCGTCGGGGACGAGGTCTACGGCTGCCCCGAGGACTGGCCGGCCGCCTTCTCCCCCGACCCCGACGGCCTGGCCCGGCTCCGCCGGCTGTGCGAGCAGGTGCGCGACGAGTTCACGGCTCAGTGGAACGACGCCCTGGCCCAGCTCGACCCGGGGGCCGCCGCGAGCTCGGACGCGTTCGCGGAGACGGGCGACGTGCTGCTGCTCAACTACCCCGCGGAGCTGCACGACCCGCGACGCACCGCGCTACTGCCGCGGCACGAGTTCCTCGGGTCGTGCGTGCGGGACGAGTCGCGCGACGACGAGGTCGAGGCGTGGCTGGCCGGGGGCGCGGACGAGCCGGTCGTCTACGTCAGCCTGGGCAGCTTCCTCTCGGCCCGCAGTGACGTCCTCGCCCGCATCGTCGACGCCCTGCGCGGCCTCGACGCCCGGGTCGCCCTCGCCCACGGGTCGACCCCGCGGGCCGCCCTCGAACCGCTGCCCGGCCACTGGCTGGTCCGGGAGTCGCTCCCCCAGGTGACGCTCCTGCGGCACGCGGCGGTCGCGGTGACCCACGGCGGCAACAACAGCGTGACCGAGGCGCTCACCGCCGGGGTCCCCCTGCTCGTGCTGCCGCTGTCCACCGACCAGTTCTCCGGCGCTGCCGCGATCGAGCGGCACGGCCTGGGCGAGGTCCTGGACCCCAACGCCGCCGGACCCGAGGCTCTGCGCGCAGCCGTCGGCCGGCTGCTCGCGGGGGCGACCCGGGAGGACGCGGGTCGCGCACTGCTGGGTGAGCTGTCCACGTCGCTGCGCGAACGGCCGGGCCCGCTCCGCGCGTGGGAGGCGCTCGGCGAACGCCTGCCCGCGTCGTAG
- the flhA gene encoding flagellar biosynthesis protein FlhA, whose amino-acid sequence MTRNRIGQIGIPAAIVGIVVMMVVPLPSVLLDLLLAVNLTGSVLILLVALRVQKPLDFAVFPSLLLVATLFRLALNVSAARLVLLDGFAGKVIDAFGHFVVGGSIVVGLVIFVILIVIQFVVITNGAGRVAEVAARFTLDAMPGKQMAIDADLNSGLIDEDEARRRRAEVSSEADFYGAMDGASKFVKGDAIAAIVITLVNLVGGLVIGVVQNHMPFSEAITRYSLLSVGDGLVSQIPALLMSMSTGLIVTRATTERDMGSDLLHQFGQQRQAVQLAGTAVMGLALVPGLPKLPFLLVGGAALLIARQLPKPEDKESAAKAAATAAPAPSPDSPEAIAHDIRVEPIELELAYDLIGLVDASAGGDLLDRVRALRRKLAHELGILIPLVRTRDNVDLPRHTYAIRIHGVEVARGEAPPGMVLAIGDRIGQLEGTPTREPVFGLDAKWVPIHQRGRAEQVDATVVDRSSVVTTHLAEMVRQNASDLLGREDVKLLVETVRATHPAVIDELTPTPLALGEVQRCLQALLAEGVCIRDLVRIFEAMSLRARATTDPDSLVEVVRGALGPAIAASHAVGGELHVLTFDPQLEQRLLESLRAGEGGGQLLLDPWFAERLATEALRVSQVAEERGVLPVLVCAQPLRRAVRRLVEPGAPQLAVLAYPELGGNLRLTPAGVVDLAETVTAA is encoded by the coding sequence ATGACCCGCAACCGGATCGGCCAGATCGGCATCCCCGCGGCCATCGTCGGCATCGTCGTGATGATGGTGGTGCCGCTGCCGAGCGTGCTGCTCGACCTGCTGCTCGCGGTCAACCTCACCGGCTCGGTGCTCATCCTGCTCGTGGCGCTGCGGGTGCAGAAGCCGCTCGACTTCGCCGTCTTCCCGTCGCTGCTGCTCGTGGCCACGCTGTTCCGGCTCGCGCTCAACGTCAGCGCGGCCCGGCTGGTGCTGCTCGACGGCTTCGCGGGGAAGGTGATCGACGCGTTCGGTCACTTCGTCGTGGGCGGCTCGATCGTGGTCGGCCTGGTCATCTTCGTCATCCTCATCGTCATCCAGTTCGTGGTCATCACCAACGGTGCCGGACGCGTCGCTGAGGTTGCCGCCCGCTTCACCCTCGACGCGATGCCCGGCAAGCAGATGGCGATCGACGCCGACCTCAACTCGGGGCTCATCGACGAGGACGAGGCCCGTCGGCGCCGGGCCGAGGTGTCCTCCGAGGCCGACTTCTACGGCGCGATGGACGGTGCGTCCAAGTTCGTCAAGGGCGACGCGATCGCGGCCATCGTCATCACCCTGGTCAACCTGGTCGGCGGCCTCGTGATCGGCGTCGTGCAGAACCACATGCCGTTCTCCGAGGCGATCACGCGGTACAGCCTGCTGTCCGTCGGCGACGGCCTGGTCTCGCAGATCCCCGCGCTGCTCATGTCGATGTCGACCGGCCTCATCGTCACCCGGGCCACCACGGAGCGGGACATGGGCAGCGACCTGCTGCACCAGTTCGGCCAGCAGCGCCAGGCCGTGCAGCTTGCCGGTACGGCAGTCATGGGGCTCGCCCTCGTCCCGGGCCTGCCGAAGCTGCCGTTCCTGCTCGTCGGCGGCGCCGCCCTGCTCATCGCCCGCCAGCTGCCCAAGCCCGAGGACAAGGAGTCAGCGGCGAAGGCAGCCGCCACGGCGGCCCCGGCCCCCTCCCCGGACAGCCCCGAGGCGATCGCCCACGACATCCGCGTCGAGCCCATCGAGCTCGAGCTGGCCTACGACCTCATCGGCCTGGTCGACGCCAGCGCCGGCGGGGACCTGCTCGACCGGGTGCGCGCCCTGCGGCGCAAGCTCGCCCACGAGCTCGGCATCCTCATCCCGCTCGTGCGCACGCGCGACAACGTCGACCTGCCGCGGCACACGTATGCCATCCGCATCCACGGCGTCGAGGTCGCCCGCGGCGAGGCGCCGCCCGGCATGGTGCTCGCCATCGGTGACCGGATCGGTCAGCTCGAGGGCACGCCCACCCGCGAGCCGGTCTTCGGCCTCGACGCCAAGTGGGTGCCGATCCACCAGCGCGGGCGGGCCGAGCAGGTCGACGCCACCGTGGTTGACCGGTCCTCGGTCGTGACGACCCACCTGGCCGAGATGGTCCGCCAGAACGCCTCGGACCTGCTCGGTCGCGAGGACGTCAAGCTGCTCGTCGAGACGGTCCGGGCGACCCACCCGGCGGTCATCGACGAGCTCACCCCGACCCCGCTCGCGCTCGGGGAGGTCCAACGGTGCCTCCAGGCGCTCCTCGCCGAGGGCGTGTGCATCCGCGACCTCGTCCGGATCTTCGAGGCGATGTCGCTGCGGGCGCGCGCCACGACCGACCCCGACAGCCTGGTGGAGGTCGTACGCGGCGCGCTGGGTCCCGCGATCGCCGCGTCGCACGCCGTGGGCGGGGAGCTGCACGTGCTCACCTTCGACCCGCAGCTCGAGCAGCGGCTGCTCGAGTCCCTGCGCGCCGGCGAGGGCGGCGGCCAGCTGCTGCTCGACCCGTGGTTCGCCGAGCGGCTCGCGACGGAGGCGCTGCGGGTGTCACAGGTCGCCGAGGAGCGGGGTGTCCTGCCCGTGCTCGTCTGCGCCCAGCCGCTGCGGCGGGCCGTGCGCCGCCTCGTCGAGCCGGGTGCCCCGCAGCTCGCCGTGCTCGCCTACCCCGAGCTGGGCGGCAACCTGCGCCTGACGCCTGCCGGGGTCGTCGACCTCGCCGAGACCGTGACGGCGGCCTGA
- a CDS encoding EscU/YscU/HrcU family type III secretion system export apparatus switch protein, with protein MSDKSQRTEKPTAQRLRKARRDGQVPRTQELGAWLSVLAFTVVVPHLVRGLADRFGRTMADLQKVVVHPETAVAMQVGHDAATGALAVLAPLLATMVVVAVVANAAQGGIRVYPGKFKPRFETLNPAKGLKNLVGAHAAWTFAKTLIKLVVFGWVAYGAVLGITDRVTGAGQWSLGASAAAATESALSVLRTIAVVGIVLAAADYVMERRRVGSQLKMSREDVKRENRMSEGDPLLKGLLRGKQRELSRNRMLADLGAADVVMVNPTHVAVALAYEPGRGAPRVVAKGAGLVAARIREEAAEKRLPLVEDVPLTRMLYRSCALGQEIPAELYDAVAGVFVFLMGLRQRGLTTGFHRNPGAHARRELADPGRHTSGGRRVRR; from the coding sequence TTGAGCGACAAGTCCCAGCGGACCGAGAAGCCCACCGCCCAGCGGCTGCGCAAGGCGCGGCGCGACGGGCAGGTGCCGCGCACCCAGGAGCTCGGGGCGTGGCTGTCGGTGCTGGCGTTCACGGTCGTGGTGCCGCACCTCGTGCGCGGACTGGCGGACCGGTTCGGCCGCACCATGGCCGACCTGCAGAAGGTCGTCGTGCACCCGGAGACCGCCGTCGCCATGCAGGTCGGGCACGACGCCGCGACCGGAGCGCTCGCCGTGCTGGCCCCGCTGCTCGCGACGATGGTGGTCGTCGCCGTCGTGGCGAATGCCGCGCAGGGCGGAATTCGCGTGTACCCGGGGAAGTTCAAGCCCCGGTTCGAGACGCTCAACCCCGCCAAGGGGTTGAAGAACCTCGTCGGGGCGCACGCCGCGTGGACCTTCGCCAAGACCCTCATCAAGCTCGTCGTCTTCGGCTGGGTGGCCTACGGCGCAGTGCTCGGCATCACCGACCGGGTGACCGGGGCCGGACAGTGGTCGCTCGGGGCTTCCGCCGCCGCGGCCACCGAGTCGGCGCTGTCGGTGCTGCGGACCATCGCGGTGGTCGGGATCGTCCTCGCTGCAGCCGACTACGTGATGGAGCGGCGGCGGGTCGGGTCCCAGCTGAAGATGAGCCGCGAGGACGTCAAGCGCGAGAACCGGATGTCCGAGGGCGACCCCCTGCTCAAGGGGCTGCTGCGCGGCAAGCAGCGTGAGCTGAGCCGCAACCGGATGCTCGCCGACCTCGGGGCCGCCGACGTCGTCATGGTGAACCCGACCCACGTCGCGGTCGCCCTGGCATACGAACCGGGTCGCGGTGCACCCCGGGTCGTGGCCAAGGGGGCCGGCCTCGTCGCCGCCCGCATCCGCGAGGAGGCGGCGGAGAAGCGGCTCCCGCTCGTCGAGGACGTCCCGCTGACGCGGATGCTCTACCGCAGCTGCGCACTGGGCCAGGAGATCCCGGCCGAGCTGTACGACGCGGTGGCGGGCGTCTTCGTCTTCCTCATGGGCCTGCGCCAGCGCGGCCTCACCACCGGCTTCCACCGCAACCCCGGAGCGCACGCGCGGCGCGAGCTGGCCGATCCCGGCCGCCACACCTCAGGAGGGCGCCGTGTGCGCCGATAG
- a CDS encoding flagellar biosynthetic protein FliR: MEALVGGDTLGVVLMATVRLSAFFAIAPPFSSRAVPARVKAALSFAIALLVAPRLKGQGPTLDLTGLLGGAAYQVLVGATMGFVVYLAFSAVQAAGELVDLASGFTLSSLYDPMTNVSSSMFGRVQALLATTLLFASGGHLLLVRGLVTSFRTAPLRPMALGDVGRLVTDGLGRFLTAALEIAAPVMVVLFLAELALGLVSRAVPTLNIFAVGFPVKILLAVSLSGVAFALLPGAVSRLVGQAAQDMGAVARMLGTS, translated from the coding sequence ATGGAGGCGCTCGTCGGCGGCGACACCCTCGGGGTCGTCCTCATGGCCACGGTCCGGCTGTCGGCCTTCTTCGCGATCGCCCCGCCGTTCAGCAGCCGGGCCGTCCCCGCCCGGGTCAAGGCAGCCCTGTCCTTCGCGATCGCGCTGCTCGTCGCCCCGCGGCTCAAGGGCCAGGGGCCCACGCTGGACCTCACCGGCCTCCTGGGCGGCGCGGCATACCAGGTGCTCGTGGGGGCCACGATGGGGTTCGTCGTCTACCTCGCCTTCAGCGCCGTGCAGGCGGCCGGCGAGCTGGTGGACCTCGCCAGCGGGTTCACCCTGAGCAGCCTCTACGACCCGATGACGAACGTGTCGAGCAGCATGTTCGGCCGGGTGCAGGCGCTGCTGGCGACCACGCTGCTGTTCGCCTCCGGGGGTCACCTGCTGCTCGTGCGCGGGCTGGTCACGAGCTTCCGGACCGCGCCCCTGCGGCCGATGGCGCTCGGCGACGTGGGGCGGCTCGTGACCGACGGGCTCGGCCGGTTCCTCACCGCCGCGCTCGAGATCGCCGCTCCCGTCATGGTGGTGCTGTTCCTGGCCGAGCTCGCCCTCGGCCTGGTCAGCCGGGCGGTGCCGACGCTCAACATCTTCGCCGTCGGCTTCCCCGTGAAGATCCTGCTCGCGGTCTCGCTGAGCGGGGTCGCCTTCGCGCTGCTGCCCGGTGCCGTGAGCCGGCTCGTCGGCCAGGCGGCCCAGGACATGGGCGCGGTCGCCAGGATGCTGGGGACCAGTTGA
- a CDS encoding flagellar biosynthetic protein FliQ — translation MTDSDVVHIGLQAMLLSAKLGFPILLVALGIGFAVSLVQAVTQVQEMTLSFVPKLIGVALVLLVSGHWMLQETVGFTRDLFALLPQLLD, via the coding sequence ATGACCGACTCAGACGTCGTCCACATCGGCCTGCAGGCCATGCTGCTCAGCGCCAAGCTCGGGTTCCCGATCCTGTTGGTGGCGCTGGGGATCGGCTTCGCCGTCTCCTTGGTGCAGGCCGTCACGCAGGTGCAGGAGATGACCCTCAGCTTCGTCCCCAAGCTCATCGGCGTGGCCCTCGTCCTGCTCGTCTCCGGTCACTGGATGCTGCAGGAGACCGTCGGGTTCACCCGCGACCTGTTCGCCCTGCTGCCCCAGCTGCTCGACTGA
- the fliP gene encoding flagellar type III secretion system pore protein FliP (The bacterial flagellar biogenesis protein FliP forms a type III secretion system (T3SS)-type pore required for flagellar assembly.), translating to MADRSTRLLRGVAAAALALGGVLACATAASAAPAPSTAVAVSLPSRLATPALSATPALSATPAAQFASAVAAPTPPSPSPSPSGTVSVKVDPNLGKPSQAVNVILLLTVLSVAPALLVLCTSFTKIIVVLSLTRNALGTTTIPPNQVLAGLALFLSLFIMSPVLSAINDAGVQPYLKGDLTQSQAYDAGVKPLHDFMMKQTRPAELATMVKLSKEEAPATPADVPMTTLVPAFVLSELKSAFIIGFVIFVPFLVIDVVVSSALMSMGMMMLPPALISLPFKLLLFVMVSGWSMIATALVQSYH from the coding sequence GTGGCTGACCGGTCCACCCGCCTGCTGCGCGGCGTCGCCGCAGCGGCCCTGGCGCTCGGCGGCGTGCTCGCGTGCGCCACGGCGGCGTCCGCCGCCCCCGCACCCTCCACGGCGGTGGCCGTGAGCCTCCCCTCGCGGCTCGCGACGCCCGCGCTCTCCGCGACGCCCGCGCTCTCCGCGACGCCCGCGGCTCAGTTCGCGTCCGCGGTGGCGGCCCCGACGCCGCCCTCTCCCTCGCCGTCGCCGTCCGGCACCGTGTCGGTGAAGGTCGACCCCAACCTCGGCAAGCCGAGCCAGGCCGTCAACGTCATCCTGCTGCTCACCGTGCTGTCGGTGGCTCCCGCCCTGCTCGTGCTGTGCACGTCGTTCACCAAGATCATCGTCGTGCTCTCGCTGACGCGGAACGCGTTGGGCACCACCACGATCCCGCCGAACCAGGTCCTGGCCGGCCTCGCGCTGTTCCTCAGCCTGTTCATCATGTCGCCGGTCCTGTCGGCCATCAACGACGCCGGCGTGCAGCCCTACCTCAAGGGCGACCTCACCCAGTCCCAGGCCTACGACGCGGGCGTCAAGCCGCTGCACGACTTCATGATGAAGCAGACCCGGCCGGCCGAGCTCGCCACGATGGTCAAGCTCAGCAAGGAGGAGGCACCCGCCACGCCGGCCGACGTGCCGATGACGACGCTGGTCCCGGCCTTCGTGCTGTCGGAGCTGAAGTCGGCCTTCATCATCGGGTTCGTCATCTTCGTGCCGTTCCTCGTGATCGACGTCGTGGTCTCGTCGGCGCTGATGTCGATGGGCATGATGATGCTGCCGCCGGCACTGATCTCGCTGCCGTTCAAGCTGCTGCTGTTCGTCATGGTCAGCGGCTGGAGCATGATCGCCACCGCCCTCGTCCAGAGCTACCACTGA
- a CDS encoding flagellar biosynthetic protein FliO produces MSDGSTVVAVLRLLVSLGAVLTLVVWVARYAAKRGIGGARTPRGGVSVDVLSRRSLGRTSSVQVVQVGRRTMVLGVTEHGVSVLGELGDEDLVVPEPVAAQRQVEVPGRHAFEQLLAAQAVQAAGGPLAAGAVDGPFAAPAFGAPVAARVAAPAVAATSRPHGVASRIPVPDGWPWSAASFVLRTLQARRG; encoded by the coding sequence ATGAGTGACGGGTCCACCGTCGTCGCGGTCCTGCGCCTGCTGGTCTCGCTCGGCGCCGTCCTCACCCTCGTGGTGTGGGTCGCCCGGTATGCCGCCAAACGCGGCATCGGGGGCGCGCGCACACCGCGCGGGGGAGTCAGCGTCGACGTGCTGTCCCGCCGTTCGCTCGGCCGCACCTCCTCGGTGCAGGTGGTGCAGGTCGGCCGCCGGACCATGGTGCTCGGCGTGACCGAGCACGGCGTCTCGGTGCTGGGCGAGCTCGGCGACGAGGACCTCGTCGTGCCCGAGCCGGTCGCCGCGCAGCGGCAGGTCGAGGTGCCCGGACGGCACGCGTTCGAGCAGCTGCTCGCGGCGCAGGCGGTCCAAGCGGCCGGTGGTCCGCTCGCCGCTGGGGCGGTGGACGGCCCGTTCGCCGCACCCGCGTTCGGTGCCCCCGTGGCGGCCAGGGTGGCCGCACCCGCGGTGGCTGCCACGTCGCGGCCGCACGGGGTCGCGTCGCGGATCCCCGTGCCGGACGGCTGGCCGTGGTCGGCCGCGTCGTTCGTCCTGCGGACCCTGCAGGCCCGTCGTGGCTGA
- the fliN gene encoding flagellar motor switch protein FliN, which yields MTLTEPQVDAALLTAAALVAERLGGPAGATASALGPAEWPVLQAADLAPALVTTVEGAWEGQVAVLAPRDRAADRQTALTAGISSMALELGPLVPSATHEVEVGEVVPAGAGVRVAAVLDGDVLVAALVLTPRAVQAAALPPLGASTPVTDIDPRRLHLLRDVEMGISVELGRTRMTVQDVLGLAPGAVIELDRPAGAPVDVLVNGTLMARGEVVVVDEEFAVRVTEVVGPEADARLRA from the coding sequence ATGACCCTCACCGAGCCCCAGGTCGACGCCGCCCTCCTCACCGCGGCGGCGCTCGTCGCCGAACGGCTCGGCGGCCCGGCGGGCGCCACCGCGAGCGCGCTGGGCCCGGCCGAGTGGCCGGTGCTGCAGGCCGCCGACCTCGCCCCGGCACTGGTGACGACCGTGGAGGGCGCCTGGGAGGGCCAGGTGGCCGTCCTCGCCCCGCGCGACCGCGCCGCCGACCGGCAGACGGCCCTCACCGCGGGCATCTCCTCGATGGCCCTCGAGCTCGGTCCCCTGGTCCCCTCGGCGACGCACGAGGTCGAGGTCGGGGAGGTCGTCCCGGCCGGTGCCGGCGTGCGGGTCGCGGCGGTGCTCGACGGCGATGTACTCGTCGCCGCGCTCGTGCTCACCCCGCGGGCCGTGCAGGCCGCCGCGCTGCCGCCGCTCGGCGCCTCCACCCCCGTGACCGACATCGACCCCCGGCGCCTGCACCTGCTGCGCGACGTCGAGATGGGCATCAGCGTCGAGCTCGGCCGCACGCGCATGACCGTGCAGGACGTGCTCGGCCTCGCGCCCGGTGCGGTGATCGAGCTCGACCGTCCGGCCGGTGCGCCCGTGGACGTGCTCGTCAACGGCACCCTGATGGCCCGCGGCGAGGTCGTCGTCGTCGACGAGGAGTTCGCCGTGCGCGTCACCGAGGTCGTCGGCCCCGAGGCCGACGCCCGCCTGCGCGCATGA